CGCGACGGGACGGGCGGCGCTGGCGCGTCGGCTCGCGACCGAGAGGGCGGGTCGTTAGGCGGGAGCGCACGGCTGCTCACGCGGAGGCGCGGAGCACGCGGAGAACCGTTTCTTGTATTGAACCACAGAGGACGCAGAGGACGCAGAGGGGAACCAATTCTTGTTGGTTTCCTCTGCGTCCTCTGCGTCCTCTGTGGTTAACACACACAGCCGAGGCATTTCTCCGCGTTCTCCGCGCCTCCGCGTGCGACGTCACGCGCCGGGGACGCTCGCCCGCGCCATGTCGCACTCCTCGCACTCGCCTAACGGGTGCAGGAACAGCAGCGGCTCGCGGGCGAGTCGTTCGCGGGCGACGGCGACGACGTCGCGCGAGCGGACGAGGCGCGCATGCGCGGAGCCGACGGGTCCCTCGCGCTGCAGGCCGCGCGCGCGGAGCCAGTCGTCGGCGAGCGCGAACCGCGCGCAGCAGTGGTCGTTCTCGTCGTAGGCGAGGCGCGTGGGCGCGCCGTCGGGGCCGCGCACGGTGACGTGCTTGCGCGTGCGGTACGGCACGCCGGCGAGCAGCTCGGCGAGGTGCAGCGTGGTGTCCGCGTCGTGGCCGACGCCGAGCAGCAGCACGAGGCCATCGACGTCGTGCACGCGTCCGACGGGGCTCTCGGCGCGATGCGGCGGCAGCGGCAGCGGGTCGGCGGTGATCTCCGCGGCCGCGGGGCCGAGCGCGGCGAACGCGGCGGCGTGCGCGCTCCGTCGCACGCCGGGAAGCCGTCGGAACTGCTCGGCCACGACGCCGAGGTCCGCCGCGGCCGGCGTGCGCTCGGGATCGAACGGCTGCTCGTCGTCGTCGCCCCATGACGGCATGACGAGCGTGCCGGTGGGACCGACCGCGTCGCGCAGCGCGTCGATCAGCCCAGCGGGCCCACCGTCGACGGGACGCACCGCGCGGAACGACGTGTGGACGAGCAGCACGTCGCCATCGCGCACGCCGAGCGCGCGAAGCTGCGCGACGAGCGTGGCGCGGCTGGCGCCCGGGCGCGCGGCGGATTCATGTTCGGTATCCGTCATCCCTCCAAGATGTCACCCGTCGAGCCGGAGACCATGGAGCGCGCGCCCGAGCGCCGCACGCGTGTGGGCGTGGGCGTGCTGATCTGCCGCGGCGGCCACGTGCTGCTCGGCCTCCGCCGCGGCAGCCACGGCGCGGGCACGTGGGCGCCGCCGGGCGGGCATCTGGAGTTCGGCGAGAGCGCGGAGTCGTGCGCGCGCCGCGAGGCGGCGGAGGAGACCGGGCTGCGCTTGGGCGCGGTGGAGCGGGGCCCGTACACGGTCGACACGTTCGCGGCGGAGGGCAAGCACTACGTCACGCTGTTCGCCGTGTCGCGCGACGCGTCGGGGGAGCCGCGCGTGCTGGAGCCGGAGAAGTGCGAGCGCTGGGAGTGGCACGCGTGGGAGACGCTCCCCGAGCCGCTGTTCGCGCCGCTCGCGTCGCTGCGCGCGACGGGGTTCGCGCCGTGAGGCCGGCGCGGCGGAGATGCCTAACGATGCTGGCGGGCGCGGCGTGCGCGTGGGCAGGCATGGGCGCGTGCGTGGGCGCGGAGCGCGGCGCGGCGGCCCGCGTGCCGGTCCGGCCCGACTCGGCCAGTGCGGCGTGGGACTCGCTGCTCGCGCTCGACGGGCCGCCGCACGCGATCTTCGGGTGCCTAACGGGGGACAGCGCGGTCTACGGCGACGTGCGGCCTGACCCGGAGACGGGGGACACGATCGGCGTGTGGCTCACGTTCTACCGTGCGGGCGGCGGCGTGGACGGCATGCGCGTGCTCGGCGGCATCGACCGCGCGGACACGGCGACGTTCCTGCGCGTGCAGCTGTCGGGCGGCGACTCGCTCGCGTTCGACGTGCCGGCGGTGCCGCTCGATCGGTTCCGTGAGGGGATCGACACGGCGCGGTTCATCGGCCGCGTGGCGTGCGACCGGTTATGGGGACGGCAGCGCGAGCACCGCGACCAGCCGTCGCGCACGGTGGTGTACCGCCGCGTGGTGCAACCGGTGACGGACGAGCCGGTGCCGTAGCGAGGCGGGCGGCGAGTACGACTGGGGATCCGACGGCAATGAAGAGGATCTCGAGATCTGTTCGATCGCTCCTGGTTCCCCAGGGTACTCGCCTGATCTACCTCGTGTTCGGGCGCCACACGGTGGATGCGTGGCGTACGTCGGGCGGCGGCTGCTCGCGTCGGCGGACCGGTTCGTGCGCGACGGCGCGGCGTGACGAGCGGCCTCCGGCGCCGAGGTCGCGGGCGGCGAGGCCGTGGCTGGCTTGGGCTGGACGACCACTCTCGTCGAGAGACAACATGAAGCGCCTCGCGAAGCTCGGCCTAGGCTTTCTGCTCGCGACATCCCCACTCGTCGCCCAGCAGGGCGAGCACGCGCCGCACTCGCGCCTGCTCGACACGCTCCCCCTCCCCGTCCGCTACGTCCGCGCGTTCGGCCAGCGCCTGGCGTACTACGAGACCGGACCCGCGAGCGCGCCCGTCCTCGTGCTCGTGCCGAACCTCGCGTGGGACGCGCACATGTTCGCGCAGAACGTGCCCGCGCTCGCGCGCCGCTACCACGTGATCGCCGTCGACCCGTTAGGCCTCGGCCGGTCGGACAAGCCGCTCGTCGACTACAAGATGGACACGTGGACCGACGGCT
This DNA window, taken from Gemmatirosa kalamazoonensis, encodes the following:
- the aac(3)-IV gene encoding AAC(3)-IV family aminoglycoside N-acetyltransferase, producing MTDTEHESAARPGASRATLVAQLRALGVRDGDVLLVHTSFRAVRPVDGGPAGLIDALRDAVGPTGTLVMPSWGDDDEQPFDPERTPAAADLGVVAEQFRRLPGVRRSAHAAAFAALGPAAAEITADPLPLPPHRAESPVGRVHDVDGLVLLLGVGHDADTTLHLAELLAGVPYRTRKHVTVRGPDGAPTRLAYDENDHCCARFALADDWLRARGLQREGPVGSAHARLVRSRDVVAVARERLAREPLLFLHPLGECEECDMARASVPGA
- a CDS encoding nucleotide triphosphate diphosphatase NUDT15, whose protein sequence is MSPVEPETMERAPERRTRVGVGVLICRGGHVLLGLRRGSHGAGTWAPPGGHLEFGESAESCARREAAEETGLRLGAVERGPYTVDTFAAEGKHYVTLFAVSRDASGEPRVLEPEKCERWEWHAWETLPEPLFAPLASLRATGFAP